The following proteins are co-located in the Vigna angularis cultivar LongXiaoDou No.4 chromosome 2, ASM1680809v1, whole genome shotgun sequence genome:
- the LOC108347345 gene encoding uncharacterized protein LOC108347345, producing the protein MDKDYSEMASLRVRHRVQTQHIVQVNGCLSSFQKERLKSTPFKWLVDLVDDMVISSPILIELISRWDVVHKAFRIRENLVPFRVDEVCFFLGLPNVGESVNLENDVGGIVNDLFKDDDITILSIMEKMKHKTFKSKRSVDMFCRLYILLGFGAFYFPRNSNVINSVPFSKLDNINDLNIYNWGDVVHGLIVSSLNRACNKYNSRSYHEVIHMAGCATVLQLWVVEHISLYHLDGRCIFPRFLHWVVIKDKRKKIKLSFQQTEILWECNLSEEQLQNDEMKESQSHGGKSNPESNDENVEFARLVEEQRVLMRRVDKHAERLDELQMKIRRLEEQVQNAMPSSNDGMEGPSKAAGPSTADKMNDLAIVNFVDVGMEGACRQDNIDFRSVYTTCTSSLCHDGDVALVDVSNNILTRGDLQCF; encoded by the exons GCCTCACTTAGAGTTAGGCATCGAGTCCAGACACAACATATAGTTCAAGTGAACGGTTGCCTATCATCCTTTCAAAAGGAACGTTTAAAGTCAACACCTTTCAAGTGGTTGGTGGATTTGGTTGATGATATGGTTATTTCTAGCCCTATTCTTATAGAGTTAATCAGTAGGTGGGACGTGGTTCATAAGGCGTTTAGGATTAGGGAGAATTTAGTGCCTTTTAGAGTTGatgaagtttgtttttttttaggtttaccAAATGTTGGTGAGAGTGTTAATTTAGAGAATGATGTCGGTGGCATTGTCAATGACTTGTTTAAGGATGACGACATcacaattttaagtataatggAAAAGATGAAGCATAAGACATTTAAATCCAAAAGAAGTGTTGACATGTTTTGCAGGTTGTATATTTTGTTAGGTTTTGGAGCcttttattttcctaggaaTAGTAATGTGATAAACAGTGTCCCTTTTAGTAAACTAGACAACATTAATGATCTAAATATATACAATTGGGGTGATGTTGTACATGGTTTGATAGTAAGTAGTTTGAATCGGGCATGCAATAAATACAATAGCAGATCTTACCACGAAGTTATACACATGGCTGGGTGTGCAACAGTTCTGCAG TTGTGGGTTGTTGAACACATCAGTTTGTATCATCTTGATGGACGATGTATTTTTCCCCGATTTCTTCATTGGGTtgttattaaagataaaaggaaaaaaatcaaattaagttTTCAACAAACAGAG ataTTGTGGGAATGCAACTTGTCTGAAGAGCAATTACAAAATGATGAAATGAAGGAATCACAAAGTCATGGTGGGAAAAGTAATCCTGAGTCAAATGATGAGAACGTAGAGTTTGCTAGACTTGTGGAAGAGCAGAGAGTATTGATGAGAAGAGTTGACAAGCATGCAGAACGGCTTGATGagttacaaatgaaaataagacGTCTTGAAGAACAAGTACAGAATGCAATGCCATCTTCTAATGATGGTATGGAGGGACCATCCAAAGCTGCGGGACCATCCACAGCTGACAAAATGAATGATTTAGCTATTGTCAATTTTGTGGATGTGGGAATGGAGGGAGCTTGCAGACAGGACAACATTGATTTTAGAAGTGTTTACACCACCTGCACTTCATCACTTTGTCATGATGGTGATGT AGCGCTTGTGGACGTGTCTAACAACATCTTAACCAGAGGAGACTTGCAATGCTTTTGA
- the LOC128195282 gene encoding uncharacterized protein LOC128195282, translating into MEPWEELDIDESDLDSFIRRCNSNDTVIPGPAGVIEAAMLNRQVNENIPTQEFLSDIAKASFDRDFTCNAWLWAEKFIDIHGLLIKHEVEHISTLDSLRGTCKLSLLRCIVKACEHNGLGDMKITIRDPKGTVKASVHHKAIDHPEIGIHLKVGSVIILQDVSIFSPIRETYYLNITLRNIVKVFGSDIGGPTDDLVRLSIPIDTNKPPTRSVDDILSKLIPPLHKPQGTG; encoded by the exons ATGGAGCCATGGGAAGAACTTGATATTGATGAAAGTGATCTTGATAGTTTTATTCGCCGTTGCAATTCTAATGACACTGTCATCCCGGGCCCTGCTGGTGTCATTGAGGCAGCTATGCTTAACCGACAAGTGAATGAAAACATTCCAACACAAGAATTTTTGAGTGACATAGCTAAAGCTAGTTTTGATCGTGACTTCACTTGCAATGCATGGTTATGGGCTGAAAAATTCATTGACATCCACG GATTGTTGATTAAACATGAGGTTGAGCATATCTCAACCCTTGATTCATTGAGAGGAACTTGTAAGTTATCGTTGTTGCGATGTATTGTTAAAGCTTGTGAACATAACGGATTGGGtgacatgaaaataacaattcgG GATCCAAAAGGGACTGTAAAAGCAAGTGTTCACCACAAGGCCATTGATCATCCTGAAATAGGCATACACTTAAAAGTTGGAAGTGTGATAATCCTACAAGAT GTTTCAATTTTTTCACCAATACGTGAAACATACTATCTTAACATAACTCTGAGGAATATtgtcaag GTTTTTGGAAGTGATATTGGGGGCCCAACTGATGACCTAGTACGTCTATCAATACCAATTGATACCAACAAGCCTCCAACACGCTCCGTTGATGACATTCTATCGAAATTGATTCCACCTCTTCACAAACCTCAAGGCACTGGATGA